The proteins below are encoded in one region of Hordeum vulgare subsp. vulgare chromosome 3H, MorexV3_pseudomolecules_assembly, whole genome shotgun sequence:
- the LOC123441146 gene encoding pathogenesis-related protein PRB1-3-like — protein sequence MEYSPKLAAALLLALTSAMIVTAQNDDADYMVNAHNEVRAAVGVGPVTWDPIVAAYAQSFAEKRRADCQPILSPEGGPYGENIFRAPGTEWNAIDAVIYWASGKQYYDHATNTCSAPTGESCGEYLNLVWRDTKTIGCGAVVCDGNAGVFVICGYGPPHMVGQIPY from the coding sequence ATGGAGTACTCTCCAAAGCTAGCTGCAGCACTGCTCTTAGCCCTCACGTCCGCCATGATCGTCACCGCCCAGAATGACGACGCTGACTACATGGTGAATGCCCACAACGAAGTGCGCGCCGCCGTCGGTGTGGGGCCGGTGACGTGGGACCCCATAGTGGCGGCGTACGCGCAGTCATTCGCGGAGAAGCGCCGCGCCGACTGCCAGCCAATACTCTCTCCGGAGGGCGGTCCATACGGAGAGAACATCTTTCGGGCCCCTGGTACCGAATGGAATGCGATAGACGCAGTGATTTATTGGGCGTCCGGGAAGCAGTACTACGACCACGCCACCAACACTTGCTCCGCACCTACGGGTGAGTCGTGCGGTGAATACCTGAATTTGGTGTGGAGGGACACGAAGACCATCGGTTGCGGCGCTGTCGTCTGTGACGGCAATGCCGGTGTGTTTGTCATCTGCGGCTACGGTCCGCCGCACATGGTTGGGCAGATTCCATACTAG